In a single window of the Botrytis cinerea B05.10 chromosome 12, complete sequence genome:
- the Bcyke4 gene encoding Bcyke4 encodes MSFFSPRRVALLLSIAVVCVYAQGHATSVASMSLPEIEEQLQQCPLVQDLNAYKQVTSPITSTLTSRIFAVLFPSTPAVNALLATLYISGPPNFLLALCPPNIDPASLSVMVAFAVGGLLGDTLFHLLPEIFLGEDSHENVRFVLVEPNRNLLLGVAIMVGFVTFVAMDKGLRIATGGQGHEHSHSHGHDSEEETSAISSNLDDTPARSTRSRKKDNGKSIVEVEKTEKEINSSVKLAGYLNLIADFTHNITDGLAMSSSFYASPTIGATTTVAVFFHEIPHEVGDFALLIQSGFSKRAAMGAQFVTALGALLGTVIGIVIQEYGSSTEEGGIGRFDGLMGTSLEWGDMLLPFTAGTFLYVGTVAVIPELLETGKDRGVELTKTLKQFMAMAAGAGIMLYISWS; translated from the exons ATGTCGTTCTTTAGTCCCCGTCGTGTGGCTCTTTTGCTTTCAATTGCAGTTGTATGCGTATATGCTCAAGGCCATGCTACATCTGTTGCGAGCATGAGCTTGCCTGAAATAGAGGAACAGCTCCAA CAATGCCCCCTTGTGCAAGATCTCAATGCGTATAAGCAAGTTACCTCTCCAATTACTTCGACTCTTACTTCTCGCATATTCGCAGttcttttcccttccacCCCCGCTGTCAACGCACTTCTAGCAACCCTTTACATCTCTGGACCCCCCAATTTTCTCCTCGCATTATGTCCACCGAATATCGATCCCGCTTCTCTCTCCGTAATGGTAGCATTTGCAGTTGGCGGTCTTTTGGGTGATACATtattccatcttcttcccgAGATCTTCCTTGGTGAGGACTCTCATGAGAATGTGCGATTCGTGTTGGTTGAACCAAACCGCAATTTATTGTTGGGAGTCGCTATCATGGTTGGATTCGTTACATTTGTTGCTATGGATAAAGGGCTAAGAATCGCTACTGGTGGACAAGGCCATGAACATTCGCATAGTCATGGTCATGATAGCGAGGAGGAAACCTCTGCCATTTCAAGCAACTTGGATGATACACCAGCCAGAAGTACTAgatcaagaaagaaggatAACGGAAAGTCAATTGTTGAGGTGGAGAAGACTGAAAAAGAGATAAACTCTAGTGTCAAGCTTGCTGGGTATCTTAATCTCAT CGCGGATTTCACCCACAACATTACCGACGGTCTCGCCATGTCCTCTTCCTTTTATGCATCTCCAACGATTGGCGCGACAACTACAGTTGCAGTATTCTTCCACGAAATTCCCCACGAAGTCGGTGATTTTGCTCTCCTAATCCAATCTGGCTTCTCCAAACGTGCCGCCATGGGCGCACAATTCGTAACCGCACTTGGTGCTCTCCTCGGCACAGTCATTGGCATCGTGATTCAAGAATATGGTTCTAGCACAGAAGAAGGTGGTATTGGCAGATTCGACGGTCTTATGGGTACAAGTTTAGAGTGGGGTGACATGTTGTTGCCATTTACTGCTGGAACATTTTTGTATGTGGGAACTGTAGCTGTTATTCCAGAATTATTGGAAACTGGAAAGGATAGAGGTGTTGAGTTGACAAAGACCCTCAAACAATTTATGGCTATGGCAGCCGGAGCTGGAATCATGCTTTA CATTTCTTGGTCATAG